The following coding sequences are from one Eucalyptus grandis isolate ANBG69807.140 chromosome 11, ASM1654582v1, whole genome shotgun sequence window:
- the LOC104416436 gene encoding chaperone protein dnaJ 1, mitochondrial, which produces MGGFGWLRSCRRRLLLSSLAGQTDSIANSLASDSRRRAAFLLARASYSCSPFTGNPIDRETLRSPWSYRHLHGTGSCRYPERSYYDILGVPENAGRDEIKKAFHALAKKYHPDANKNNPSAKRKFQEIRDAYETLQSSEKRAEYDRKRSSSVNVEYGEGDAEGSTHDYGRHFSSSFHKIFSEIFEDETDRFASDIQVELILSFIEAAEGCTKDLSFEAYVPCDSCDGGGYPPGVKARICPTCRGVGRVTIPPFTATCTTCHGSGRVVKEQCISCGGSGVVEGTKEVKVTIPAGVDSEDTIRVPEAGNAGARRSRPGNLFIKLKVAEDRTFTRDGADVYVVSEISFTQAILGGKVEVPTLSGKVQVNIPEGVQPGQLVVLRGKGLPKHGFLVSHGDQFVRFRVKFPSEINERQRAILEEFAKEEINSENDTFQEGNGWAQFLGRVASPKFVLEMSLLLLILMLLKKVLA; this is translated from the exons ATGGGCGGATTCGGCTGGTTACGATCG TGCCGGCGGCGATTGTTGTTGTCTTCGCTCGCGGGTCAGACGGATTCGATTGCGAATAGCTTGGCTTCCGATTCGCGGCGGAGGGCGGCGTTCTTGCTCGCCCGAG CTTCGTACAGTTGCAGTCCTTTTACTGGAAATCCTATCGACCGTGAGACCTTGAGGTCACCATGGAGTTATCGGCATCTTCATGGGACGG GTTCTTGTCGCTACCCTGAAAGAAGCTACTATGATATTCTTGGAGTTCCGGAGAATGCCGGCCGAGATGAGATTAAGAAGGCTTTTCATGCG CTTGCAAAGAAGTACCATCCGGATGCAAATAAGAATAATCCTTCTGCAAAGAGGAAATTTCAAGAGATAAGAGATGCTTATGAG ACTTTGCAAAGTTCTGAAAAAAGAGCAGAGTATGACAGG AAACGCTCTAGTTCAGTAAATGTTGAATATGGTGAAGGAGATGCTGAGGGGTCCACACATGATTACGGGAGGCATTTCTCTAGTTCCTTCCACAAGATATTTTCTGAG ATTTTTGAGGACGAGACAGATCGATTTGCATCTGATATTCAG GTGGAACTGATACTTTCTTTCATTGAAGCTGCGGAAGGGTGCACAAAAGATCTGTCCTTTGAAGCATATGTTCCTTGTGATTCTTGTG ATGGAGGTGGCTATCCACCTGGTGTCAAGGCGAGAATCTGTCCAACTTGCAGAGGAGTTGGGAGG GTCACTATTCCCCCATTTACAGCAACATGCACTACCTGTCATGGCTCGGGGAGAGTTGTCAAG GAGCAATGCATTTCATGCGGAGGATCAGGGGTTGTTGAAGGCACTAAGGAAGTTAAAGTTACGATTCCTGCCG GTGTGGATTCGGAAGATACAATTCGCGTGCCAGAGGCTGGTAATGCTGGAGCAAGGAGGAGTCGACCTGGAAACTTATTCATCAAACTAAAG GTGGCTGAAGATCGTACCTTCACCAGAGATGGTGCAGATGTATATGTGGTCTCAGAAATTAGCTTCACACAA GCAATTCTTGGTGGTAAAGTTGAGGTCCCAACTTTATCGGGGAAAGTACAAGTTAAT ATACCAGAGGGGGTACAGCCTGGACAGCTTGTGGTTCTCAGAGGAAAAG GACTACCAAAACATGGTTTTCTTGTCAGTCATGGAGATCAATTTGTGCGATTTCGGGTTAAATTCCCCAG CGAGATAAATGAACGACAACGTGCAATTTTAGAAGAATTTGCTAAAGAGGAGATCAATAGTGAAAACGATACTTTTCAAGAAGGAAATGG GTGGGCACAATTTCTCGGACGCGTGGCAAGTCCTAAGTTTGTGCTCGAAATGTCTCTGCTCCTGTTGATCCTCATGCTTCTGAAGAAAGTATTGGCTTGA